In one Agelaius phoeniceus isolate bAgePho1 chromosome 21, bAgePho1.hap1, whole genome shotgun sequence genomic region, the following are encoded:
- the TMEM250 gene encoding transmembrane protein 250: protein MPVIPIPRRVRSFHGPHTTCLHSACGPVRSAHLVRTKYNNFDIYLKSRWMYGFIRFLLYFSCSLFTSILWVALSILFCLQYLGIRIFLRFQYKLSIILLLLGRRRVDFSLMNELLIYGIHVTMLLVGGLGWCFMVFVDM from the coding sequence ATGCCGGTGATCCCCATTCCGCGGCGGGTGCGCTCGTTCCACGGCCCGCACACCACCTGCCTGCACTCCGCCTGCGGCCCCGTGCGCAGCGCGCACCTGGTGCGCACCAAGTACAACAACTTCGACATCTATCTCAAATCGCGATGGATGTACGGCTTCATCCGCTTCCTGCTGTACTTCAGCTGCAGCCTCTTCACCTCCATCCTCTGGGTGGCTCTGTCGATCTTGTTTTGCCTTCAGTACCTCGGCATCCGCATCTTCCTGCGCTTCCAGTACAAACTCTCcatcatcctgctgctgctggggaggaggagggtggaCTTCAGCCTCATGAATGAACTGCTCATCTACGGGATCCATGTGACCATGCTGCTGGTGGGGGGGCTGGGCTGGTGTTTCATGGTCTTTGTGGATATGTAA